The genomic DNA tgccTTTTTCTTTTAACACTCATTAGTGTCAGCTCGGTTTCCTCCAGGGCAAAAAGAAACATTTGGATCCTGCAGACTGTACTGCAACTTAAATTGTTTTGATCACGAAAGTTTACAGAAtaacatttataaaaacaagCTGTAGAAACTGTACAGAATcctattttctttttgtccttTGAGTCACTTTCTGACAGACATGTTCTTTAATATGTCTGTCAAAGTGTCTCTCGGGGAACACACAACAGTGAGgtagatacattttgaacacaaactacgttttttaaaaacaaaataaaaatggagaaaagcaGGATTTCGTTTACGGTCTGTTTACGCAGCTTGACAGCTGATGAGTCGAGGAAGAGGCATTTGAAAaaagtccacagaaaaaaaaaggaaaatgtctGGTGTTAAACTAAAAACTTAAATCACTGCACACCAGAGTGTTTCTGTGGTTAAAACCGTTTTCCTCTTGGCTGCcaattaaaatacaataattaaaaaaaaattataaacgAAGGACCAGCACTATTGATCGTTGATAAACAGCAACATTCTGCTGGGAATGAAAGGGTTAATGACTTACACCTACATCATAAGTCggtcaacccccccccccccccaagcaTTTGGCATGTGTTCAAACACGTAACACGTCTTTCTGGCACCTCAGGCTCAAAATCCTAATGTAAAAAGCCCCACTTGACTATTCCTCGTGGTCGTCCTGGGTGATTACCTGATCAACTTCAGCTTCCAGCGATTTTCTCCTGTGAACGAGGAAGTCCACCAGGACGACAAACACTGCTGATGAAAGGAGGCAGGTGCCCGAGAGGTAGAAGGCAGCGCTGTAGTCGTTTGTCTGGTCCACCAGCCAGCCTGCACGGGAAACACAGAGGGACAAGAAACAGAAGATCACAGTGTGCCAGGGCTGCTGAATAAATTAACAAACATATCCATTCCTTCAGGCGTTTGTAGACCTGCAGTGAGACGTTTGTGCCATTCTTACTACAttctatgacatactatatcatAAACGGCATTTGTATGACATTATGTCCGGaaattttttatggcataccaTATAAGGACAATTTTTATatcatactgtactatgactttttatgaattttttttggcattccatataattttttatgacatactactgtattctgtgtaattttttacatactatatcatgacatactataccatcacattttgtaatttttttttacaactgacatttttttaatgttttatgacatgctatattaaattttttacgaggtttttatgatatactatgacatttttatactataaaatgacatactatatttattaatgagatactattttatgacatgtttaaatgattttattcataacataccattacatttttttttatgttttcatgatatactatgacatactatactgtgtaATATGTTTAACGattttttatgatatactatgacactttctaaatgttttttatgacatactatatcatgacatttttatgacatactatatttgttatgatatattatatcatttatagcatatttttaaaatacatttatattttttatctgatgtttttaggatataccatactatgacatttttaaggattttttatgacatactatactattacattttttatgactACTATACCAGGGGTTCTTGAAGTTTTGCCAGCATATGATTGCAGGTCGCACAGGAAAAGTGCACacagaataaaatatattttccatCTTACTTACACATTAAACTGCCAAGTTGTGCACTGAAATCGCAAACTTCAGCTAACAGCAGTAGTATTGATGACAGAATTGAATTCCCCCAACACTTGTGAGGTGCAACCAGTTTCTTTCTGCAAGTTGTCATTCCTAACATGACAGACGCTTGTTGTGGGGACGGGGGGGCCATCAATCAAAATGTTTCCATTGCCCCTGAAATTAAAAGACCTACTAACTATGCACACTGGCTGGTCTATCTTGTATGACAACTCATTCACTTGTGGCTGTATGTTCATTGTTCAGGTCTAACTGAAACTTTTCTTTCCTACTTGACATCTAAACACAAACTGCTCACCTGCAGCAGGTGGGCCGATGAAGCCACCGATGGTCCTGAAAAGCATGAAGAGCCCCAGTCCGCTGTCGAATCCCTCCAGGGTTACAATGTCCACGATGGAGGTGATGTGAATGGCCACCACGCAGCCGAACAGGAAACCGTAGAGCGAGGCCATGACCAGGATGGCCCAGTAGTTGTGGCTGAtgggcagcagcaggagcaccACCCCTTGCAGAGTGGCCACCATGGTGAGCAGCTGCAGGTTCCTCACCAGCCTCATGTTGGATATCCAGCCGCAGAGCAGCCTCCCCGCCAGGTCTGCGAACGCCAGTGTAGAGAGGATGAAGGCTGGCCGGTACTTATCGATCCCCACACTGTTGGCGAAGGGCACTAGAAACAGAGATGGGATGAAAAACCCTGCTGCCGCAAAGATGCCGAACAGGATGTAGAGGACTAGTTCAGGTTTTCTCAACAGGGAGAACTGGAAGATAACTTTCCTCTTTGTTGGGAGCACAGCGGCATCGCCTTCTAGTATGTCTTTGGTTTCCTGCGTTGGGCTCTGAGCGGCCTCCAGGGGTCTCATGAGAGCGCCGCAGACGCACAGGTTGAGCTGAAGGCCTCCGATGATGAGCAAGGCACCCTGCCAGCTGTACGTCTCAATCAGCCACTGGAAGAAGGGGCTGAACAAGATGGAGAAGACACACTCCCCGGAGCTGGCGATGGCGTAGGCAATGGGACGCCACCGTACAAAGTAGTGGCTCATTATGGTGTTGCAAGGGAGCCACGTGAAGCACATGCCCGTTCCTGGAAACAGAAGATGGAAACCTTTAACCATCTAATTTCTTTTTGGAAGATTTGGGTCCTCTGATAATGTATTAACCTTCTGCACATGGAGGGATTCAGGGATCCATAGCGTCAAAGATCTATATGTTGATATTACATTTGCCACTGTCGCAcaactaaaaaagaaaattgtatCTCCCTATCAGCATTTTTTCAGATACTTGCAAATTAGAGATTATGtatgcaaattattattttactttacttacgtttcctttattttgaaaatgtccctTTTTTGATATTGTTCCCCAAATGCAAGcctgtatcttttatattatcCGTTTCATATTTCGTGAATACAAAGGAATGTAGTTCTTTGATTCTCACGTCTAAATAAAAATGAGCA from Sebastes fasciatus isolate fSebFas1 chromosome 6, fSebFas1.pri, whole genome shotgun sequence includes the following:
- the LOC141769745 gene encoding monocarboxylate transporter 13, which translates into the protein MKSRRPPDGGYGWVVVMSAFFIMGLTTGVLKNFGLFFLDIQSHFGVLTSTTSWVTSTMIAMFHLGAPVASALTLQFSHRVVIIVGGLLSTAGMLLASLDLSLPWLYLTMGILQGTGMCFTWLPCNTIMSHYFVRWRPIAYAIASSGECVFSILFSPFFQWLIETYSWQGALLIIGGLQLNLCVCGALMRPLEAAQSPTQETKDILEGDAAVLPTKRKVIFQFSLLRKPELVLYILFGIFAAAGFFIPSLFLVPFANSVGIDKYRPAFILSTLAFADLAGRLLCGWISNMRLVRNLQLLTMVATLQGVVLLLLPISHNYWAILVMASLYGFLFGCVVAIHITSIVDIVTLEGFDSGLGLFMLFRTIGGFIGPPAAGWLVDQTNDYSAAFYLSGTCLLSSAVFVVLVDFLVHRRKSLEAEVDQVITQDDHEE